AATTGGACTAAATTTGATCATAAGAACATGCCAACTTGCTCCAGGTGCTAAAGGATAACATTGACAAGACAGACAACATAAGAAGTTCAATATTTGAATATGCCCCGTTCGCGCGAAGACACTATAtacaaaacaacataaataacATTTTACATTGTTTAAAAACCTACATCACCCCCTTTTTCCTTCAAAGATCACAATTCTTCTGAAAACCATGGGTCAAAAAATGTTCCATCATAATTTTGAGGCACTACTTGATGTATATGTTGCTTGCAAATCTGAAGCTCACAGAAAGAATTAGAGCCCAAAAGAATATTAAGAAGAACCAGCCCCATGAAACTACGGATGCTGTCTTGCCTGCATGAAAGCCAGCCATTGGCACCCAAGTGGCAGAATTAGTGTCACCTTGTGGTAGCAAAAAGGGCATCGCGAAGTTGACATCACCATTCTTGCCAAGCAACCAGTCTGACCCATTGCTGGTTAAAGTCGTGTTTCTTATCCTGATCATACCAGCAGTGACATGAACGGAGCTGGAAGATTGTGCAGCGGAATGTAACTGAAGAGTTACATCTTTTGCGGGGAACTCTGAAGCATATGCTGGAGGAGCAGGGATGCTGCCCAACATGCGAGTGGCATGTTTGATGAATGGATTCTTAATATCTACACCATAGACCATACAAGAATAAGCCAAGATCAAAAGAAGAGGGGGAAACTATACCAGAATGCATACAAGCCTcaagagattatatatatgcttcaAACTTCTATAACTTTCTACATTTATACACAGGGAAATACCAAAAAGTAAGTTACACGAGGAGATGTGATACttgatcaaattaaattaaatcctACCTGATTCATATATTGCGGCCTCTGGTTTCTGCTTTGAAGTGGATGCATCATTGCTTCCCTGTGTCTCTGATGGCTGTTGACTATCTATGTACACTTTTTCAGTTCCTCCATTTAAGTGCTGTTAAAGAGGTATAAGTTCATTAGAAGCTGCAATGCTAAATTCCAAATCACAAGTGCAACTCCTAGTATttcaaaagtatgaatttacCTCCTGTGTGTGGGTTGCTTGATTAGAAAACGAGTTTTCACCCCCCATAATTTCAGAGGGATCAAAAGCCATGTCATCATCTGCATTAAGGAATGTTAGGTACTCATCCAGCATGTCAAAACCTGCAGCATCTGACTCGACCGGGTTTAAAAGATCATCGGATTCAAGGAAAAATCCATCACCCAACAGTGGATTATCAGTAGCATCCAAATAAGGTTCATCAAGCGAGTAATTGACTTCAGATGGCTTCATAATTCGGCTTGATTCAACAAAAAATTCATCTTTGATGGGTTTCATATCCATCCCATATTGCTCTGGTATGTCAACCAACTTCTCGTCATGACATAGCTCAAAAGTTTCACCACTGCCCATGATAGTTTGACAGTCTTCAACGAAATCCTCATACTGCTCAACATCGTTGCTAGTATCCCCATAATAAAAGTTCAAAGGAGGGGGAGTACTTTCAGATGGATTGCTTATCTCAAGATCCTGGAGAAGGAAAGCACGTTTCAAAAATACAAGAATTCAAGTACTGAAgcaatcaagaaaaatattaggtAAGACTAGCAGGGAATAGAACAAGTAGGACTCTGTATAAGACATCCTAAGCAACAATGGAGAGCACCTCGCAGATGTTCACAACTACTCAATATGTTTGCAAAGACGGAGGAACAACATGATGGTTGATATACTTGCGTTAAAGTTATATCCATCATCATGTTCAAATCACATACTAGGATTCAAAGCCAAACATATGTCATCTTGAATCCAAAGATTGCGATTCttagaagagaggaaaaaaccATTACCACAAAAATTAGAAACATAAAGCTGAAATACTGAAAGTAGCTTTCCAGCTTGAGCAAAAGTAGAACTTATATAAAGATCTGGGATGTCCATTGCCACAAGGTTCCACGTGACTACTCACACGGAACTCCCCAGCATACTTGAACGAACCCCTTTTACAATAATGGGGgccataaaaaaatgtttcctAATAGCCGCCCGAAACACCCCTCAAAATCTACTTCCAAACAGATAACATCCGACTCTTGACATTCTTCTAATCTTGCCCTCAAAAGAACCTCACTTTACACACCTAACTTATAGTATCAATTAACCACCTCATCCCTACAAATTCTTATCACCAATATACTCAAAATTGACAACAAATCAACAGAATCATTTGTTAATCACTTCAAAACATCTCAACGACACAATTTACCAACTAAAAGAAAGGCACAAAACACAAACCTGGTCAAGTTCAATCGCTTCAACACATGCACCATCACCAACCACCACATCGTCAACTGCAGCTTCTTCACACGGCAGGAATGCCGCCACATCATCTTCTTCCCATTCCTCCTCAATAAACGGCGCCCCATACTGCTCACCATTCTTCGGCCCCGTCCCACTCTTCTGAAAAACCCTACAAAGCACAAAAGAATCCTGCCCCCAACCCAAAAACACGTCAATTCCAATACCCATAAACTATAAGAATCTCGAAAACACGAAAAACAGGAAAGAGATGGCAATCCTATCACTCTCTTACTATTGCAATTCCGGTTTTCTCCAATTCCTCGTCGACGAGGCGATACTCGTGCATAACCCAATTGGTACGAGCGCCATGGGGGCCCGGCCGCTGTGATAAACGAGGGTCTTCTTCATCCCTACGGCGCGCGAGTTTTGGCGGACCGTTCGGTCCTTTCCCGTGGTCTTCCAGTAACCCATCTCCGTGGCCCGGTTGGTCCTCGAACTATTCCCATACTTCCTGTCGAGTGCACTGAAGAAATACCACTCCAAATCCCTGCTCTTGAGCTTCGATTTGACTAAATGAAACCGCATCCCCAaagtcaacaaaaaaaaaaaaaaaaaaaaaagaaaaaagaaaaaagaaaagtaaaaatataaaaataaagcgagagaaagggagaggaattACTTGGGAGATCCCAGGGCTCGGACTTGTAGATATCAATGACGGAGATAGGGTCGAAGCGGAAAGGCTTGCCAGAAACCTTGCGCTTGAGGTAGTAGCGGACGAGTTCTTCATCGGTCGGGTGGAATCGGAACCCGGGGGCGAGTGACGTTTCCGAGTGAAGGCCCATATAATTCGAACTGTAGCGATCGAGGAGGGTAATAGCCAATAGGGTTAGTGTTTCAGAAGATCCAGAgagcgagagcgagagagattagagagagtaaaatgagggAGGGAGAAATGAGAGAGTCTAGTTTCTTGGAGAAGAAGTCGGAAGTTGAAGGGTTGGGGGGTAAAATctgaccaaaaaaaaatatatatatatatatataatatatagataatatatagataatttcGAGGAAAGTGCTTGGGTGGATTTCAGGGTTACAGCGTCGGTGAGTGTTAAATCTCACCTGCGTGAACGTGGCTGTATTTAGGACCCGTCAAAGCTACCTATCACATCACATCAATAATCTTTGTTGAATTAAAAGTGTGGggtatcttctttcttttccgtTTGGATAACTTATGAGACAGACATCACTTTCTCTCTAGAATGTTCACTTTTCAGAGTCCTTAGCGAGCAAGGAAGGAAGCACGAAGAATATACACTCCTTtgatccccttttttttttttttttgg
Above is a genomic segment from Juglans microcarpa x Juglans regia isolate MS1-56 chromosome 1D, Jm3101_v1.0, whole genome shotgun sequence containing:
- the LOC121263435 gene encoding LOW QUALITY PROTEIN: NAC domain-containing protein 53 (The sequence of the model RefSeq protein was modified relative to this genomic sequence to represent the inferred CDS: inserted 1 base in 1 codon), translating into MGLHSETSLAPGFRFHPTDEELVRYYLKRKVSGKPFRFDPISVIDIYKSEPWDLPIKSKLKSRDLEWYFFSALDRKYGNSSRTNRATEMGYWKTTGKDRTVRQNSRAVGMKKTLVYHSGRAPXGARTNWVMHEYRLVDEELEKTGIAIDSFVLCRVFQKSGTGPKNGEQYGAPFIEEEWEEDDVAAFLPCEEAAVDDVVVGDGACVEAIELDQDLEISNPSESTPPPLNFYYGDTSNDVEQYEDFVEDCQTIMGSGETFELCHDEKLVDIPEQYGMDMKPIKDEFFVESSRIMKPSEVNYSLDEPYLDATDNPLLGDGFFLESDDLLNPVESDAAGFDMLDEYLTFLNADDDMAFDPSEIMGGENSFSNQATHTQEHLNGGTEKVYIDSQQPSETQGSNDASTSKQKPEAAIYESDIKNPFIKHATRMLGSIPAPPAYASEFPAKDVTLQLHSAAQSSSSVHVTAGMIRIRNTTLTSNGSDWLLGKNGDVNFAMPFLLPQGDTNSATWVPMAGFHAGKTASVVSWGWFFLIFFWALILSVSFRFASNIYIK